A window of the Mus pahari chromosome 1, PAHARI_EIJ_v1.1, whole genome shotgun sequence genome harbors these coding sequences:
- the Fgf4 gene encoding fibroblast growth factor 4, which translates to MAKRGPTTGTLLPGVLLALVVALADRGTAAPNGTRHAELGHGWDGLVARSLARLPVAAQPPQAAVRSGAGDYLLGLKRLRRLYCNVGIGFHLQVLPDGRIGGVHADTRDSLLELSPVQRGVVSIFGVASRFFVAMSSRGKLFGVPFFTDECKFKEILLPNNYNAYESYAYPGMFMALSKNGRTKKGNRVSPTMKVTHFLPRL; encoded by the exons ATGGCGAAACGCGGGCCGACCACAGGGACGCTGCTGCCCGGGGTCctgctggccctggtggtggcCCTGGCGGACCGAGGGACCGCCGCACCCAACGGCACGCGGCACGCCGAATTGGGGCACGGCTGGGACGGCTTGGTGGCTCGCTCGCTGGCACGCCTGCCGGTGGCCGCGCAGCCCCCGCAGGCGGCGGTCCGCAGCGGTGCAGGGGACTACCTGCTGGGCCTCAAAAGGCTGCGGCGGCTCTACTGCAACGTGGGCATCGGATTCCACCTGCAGGTGCTGCCCGACGGCCGCATCGGTGGTGTGCACGCGGACACGAGGGACA GTCTTCTGGAGCTCTCTCCAGTGCAGCGAGGCGTGGTGAGCATCTTCGGAGTGGCCAGCCGGTTCTTCGTGGCCATGAGCAGCAGGGGCAAGCTCTTCGGTGTG cctttctttACCGACGAGTGTAAATTCAAAGAAATACTTCTGCCCAACAACTACAACGCCTACGAATCCTACGCGTACCCCGGTATGTTCATGGCTCTCAGTAAGAATGGGCGGACCAAGAAGGGGAACCGAGTGTCACCTACCATGAAGGTAACCCACTTCCTTCCTAGACTGTGA